In Tachysurus vachellii isolate PV-2020 chromosome 3, HZAU_Pvac_v1, whole genome shotgun sequence, one genomic interval encodes:
- the LOC132842524 gene encoding uncharacterized protein LOC132842524, protein MDLQIAKKTQSLTTAQEMRNQTKLVMQPYANWEEYLTPAPLSIAILGELVFISSKTDFSINKNRPEGGYKFIRYPESFRACLMQVCNSGWWAFNEAHKNMDQIRLHTMAVPDYMKTAVKILFQGSDEVVEAHLPDQLENIRVVADDCLELASSTEKRFTDVINIIQELLEACVNAEHFYGEELDAIKIKLDEAKLRKQSSEEAAKRSEKAIKDMEKQLNEAHESYSKAMDSLPSGWEMIGMDLVEGICEGVTTLINGITSIGSEICSFKFLKKKSKSGEPEAGCFDGFDEITIYSKSAEILKCTEKIQEFVIENTINWKDLYDQKHKTTKTNFQQNQFNRIRESFKKCQNCTAKEEAQNICTKGIEICEELAKYTPEHKCEEAKTNELIQLIRNLNESARSFDSKSKSVTNSPALTPKPPMMYKEESNTGKVKVSQRASDNARFRIEQGRAQLDKTREVYEKSVENMEKNQKELTDILITMRNCEIKEIDFNTTIKMLFKGMDAMGRVKEQWEKMVHFFQMVSNIVRISLTKTLKNFASTSEKTQKLSYNAKLFSKDLLYNQAFQATNIASLVNMISTTYTEVSTKHIMDRASSLGKLMAMDKEKPEFQFEVDQLRNSCDGAQKAILVLVLKNKKEFEEKSLARLEKIDKELLAILPAAAPEEIKSIQAAVQSGFTEEDESAYA, encoded by the coding sequence ATGGATTTGCAAATTGCAAAGAAAACTCAAAGCCTCACCACAGCCCAGGAGATGAGGAACCAAACCAAGCTTGTGATGCAGCCGTATGCCAACTGGGAGGAGTATCTGACTCCTGCTCCTCTCTCCATAGCCATCCTGGGAGAGCTGGTCTTCATCTCCTCCAAAACAGATTTCTCCATCAACAAGAACAGACCTGAAGGTGGCTACAAGTTCATCAGATACCCAGAGTCATTTCGTGCCTGCCTCATGCAGGTGTGTAACTCAGGCTGGTGGGCTTTCAACGAGGCCCATAAGAACATGGATCAGATTAGACTCCACACCATGGCAGTTCCTGATTACATGAAGACAGCTGTGAAGATCCTGTTCCAAGGCAGTGATGAGGTTGTTGAAGCTCACCTCCCTGACCAGCTGGAGAACATCCGTGTTGTTGCAGATGACTGTCTTGAGCTGGCCAGTTCAACAGAAAAAAGGTTCACTGATGTCATCAACATTATCCAAGAATTGCTGGAAGCATGTGTAAATGCTGAGCACTTTTATGGAGAGGAGCTGGATGCTATTAAGATCAAACTGGATGAAGCCAAGCTGAGAAAGCAGTCATCAGAAGAAGCTGCTAAACGCTCAGAGAAAGCAATTAAGGACATGGAAAAGCAACTGAATGAAGCCCATGAAAGTTACAGCAAAGCAATGGATTCACTGCCCAGTGGATGGGAAATGATAGGAATGGATTTGGTTGAAGGCATATGTGAGGGCGTCACAACTCTTATTAATGGAATAACGTCCATAGGATCTGAAATATGTTCCTTTAAGTTCCTAAAGAAAAAGTCAAAAAGTGGAGAACCTGAAGCTGGTTGCTTTGATGGCTTTGATGAAATTACTATTTATAGTAAATCTGCAGAAATCCTGAAATGCACAGAGAAAATTCAAGAGTTTGTGATTGAAAACACAATTAACTGGAAAGATTTGTatgatcaaaaacacaaaactacaaagacAAATTTTCAGCAAAATCAGTTCAATCGAATCAGAGAGAGTTTTAAAAAATGCCAAAACTGCACAGCAAAAGAGGAAGCTCAAAACATCTGTACCAAAGGCATCGAGATCTGTGAAGAACTAGCAAAGTATACACCAGAACACAAATGTGAAGAAGCCAAAACAAACGAGTTGATTCAACTGATCAGAAACCTGAATGAATCAGCTCGCAGTTTTGACAGCAAAAGTAAATCTGTCACAAATTCTCCTGCTCTGACTCCAAAACCACCGATGATGTATAAAGAAGAAAGTAACACTGGGAAGGTGAAAGTTTCACAAAGGGCATCAGATAATGCCAGGTTCCGCATAGAGCAGGGCCGTGCTCAACTGGACAAGACCAGAGAGGTCTATGAGAAGAGTGTAGAGAACATGGAGAAGAACCAGAAGGAGCTGACTGACATCCTGATCACCATGAGGAACTGTGAGATCAAAGAGATAGACTTTAACACCactataaaaatgttgtttaagGGTATGGATGCCATGGGGAGAGTGAAGGAGCAGTGGGAGAAGATGGTGCACTTCTTTCAGATGGTGTCCAACATTGTGAGAATCAGTCTGACCAAAACCCTTAAAAATTTTGCATCCACATCTGAGAAGACACAGAAACTTTCCTACAACGCAAAGCTCTTCTCCAAAGATCTGCTCTACAATCAAGCCTTTCAAGCCACCAACATCGCCAGCCTTGTCAACATGATCTCTACAACCTACACTGAGGTGTCCACCAAGCACATCATGGATCGTGCCAGCTCTCTGGGAAAACTGATGGCCATGGACAAGGAAAAGCCAGAGTTTCAGTTTGAGGTTGATCAGTTACGGAACTCCTGTGATGGGGCTCAGAAAGCCATTTTAGTCCTTGTCCTCAAGAACAAGAAGGAGTTTGAAGAGAAGAGTCTTGCAAGACTGGAGAAGATTGATAAAGAGTTACTCGCCATTCTCCCTGCTGCTGCTCCAGAAGAGATAAAGAGCATTCAAGCAGCTGTTCAAAGTGGATTCACAGAAGAAGATGAATCAGCCTACGCCTGA